CGTCCATCATGCATCACGTTCATTCGATACGCGTGGGCAAACAAAAAGATGTTGCCCACCCTACCCGGCTTCTTGTAATACACCCGGTAACCGGGGCCGTAATCAATCCGCATCTCCGAGACGCCTTCACCTACGGGCCTAACGTCTCCCGGGTTCCCGGCTGCCAAGCGTTCAACCCGCGCAAGAACGCGAGCCCGCGCATGGATGTCGCGCAGGCCATCGAGCCATTGAACATAGACATCTGTCTTGCGGATTTCGATCATGAACCAAATGTAGCCGGTCGGCTACATACTGTCAATGTGTGTGCTGTGGCTTTTCAAGAGGCCCAACGTGCAAGCTGAGGGGCGCGCCGCTTTTTGGCGCGTCCCGCTCGAACGCAATGTTAGGGAGCAGTTGTTTGGGATACACGGAAACGCCCACTCATTTTTAAACC
The nucleotide sequence above comes from Gammaproteobacteria bacterium. Encoded proteins:
- a CDS encoding type II toxin-antitoxin system RelE/ParE family toxin, whose amino-acid sequence is MIEIRKTDVYVQWLDGLRDIHARARVLARVERLAAGNPGDVRPVGEGVSEMRIDYGPGYRVYYKKPGRVGNIFLFAHAYRMNVMHDGR